Part of the Paenibacillus sp. FSL R7-0273 genome is shown below.
CCAGTTCTTTCAACATTACGCTTAACGTTTTAAAGGGTATTGTCCCGATACCCCGCTGCAGCTCATTGAACCGCACGATCTTGTTTTCAGATAGATAGTAGAGAATAGTCATTTTATATTTACCGCTAATGATAGACAAAGTGTAGCCGAAGTTAGTGTCCTTCTGTTGAAAGCCAGGCAGTATACAGCTTTCATCGCTCATGGCCTATTACCCTCCTTCAGAAGATATTTAACGAAAGGGCTAACGTCTGTTGCCGCTCCGTACTCAGGTCCCGACTGGATTTATATTTTAAAACTTCCAATAAATCATCTTGCGAGCAACGAACTAACTATACCATTTTGAAACATTTAGTTCAAAGTACGCGTTACTAACTATCAATCGGCCGATTTTCTCTGTCAAAACTCTAATTCGCCATGCCAAGCTGACAATGCTATCAGCCAAATTACCATCATCTATATTCTATGATGTACAAATGACTATATCAAATATACCGGAGAACGCGAATGAAACTTTTTATGATTTATGAGACAGGGATCAAAACACCTTGCAAGTTTAGTAGCCAGTCGCGAAAATTTACCGGCGGCTGGCTATTTAGTTTCACTTGAATACGAATGGACTTATAGATGTAGTCTTGATCTGTCTCTATATTTCAGTTGAAGATTATGATTAAGGATATAACCCTTGCAATACAAATGATGTGTATGATGTGAGAGTACTTCTCTACTCCCCAGCCTTCCTCCGCGCCCGGAACCGCCGCACCTTCATGAGATTTCCGCACATTTTATCGTCACAATACCGCTTTGAGCGGTTGCGTGTATCATCATAATAAACCCAGAGACAGTCGGGGTTATCACAGATACGGATGCGGGATAGTTCTTTCTCCAGCACGCCCTCGGCAAAAGATGCTGCAATCTCAGCCATGACCTGTCTCCAATCGCTGCGCTGCGGCAGGAGGGCAAGCTCTGGAGGCTGGTCGGGTTTACGGACGATTTGCCGGATAACCGGACCGGCCGTCATATAGCTGTTCAACTGGTCAAGCAGTGCCTGATCCGGTGCCATTCCCTGTACAAGCTGCTGGACTTCTTCCCACAGCAAACTGCGCAGCTCCTTAAGCTGCTGTAATTCCTCCGGCTTTGCCTGTGCAGCTGCCGGCAGCCCGTGCCGTTCCAGCCAATCTGCCAGCCACTGCGGATCGTCCAGACGGTCGCGGTCACCACTGCGGTCGCCAGTCCGCCAGTCCCGCCAATAGCTGTTAATATAATCATCCCAAAGCATTGTTACCCTCCTTCCACAACTATATCGGTACTTATTGTTCCTTTGATTGTAACAGTTAAAAGTGACTATTGCTAGTTACTTGATTCGTTCTTAGAGTTGTGCTATATTTTCGTTGTAACGGTTATATAGGGATTTGAGTAGTTACAATATAAGAAGCAGCTAAGATAGAGCTGAATCATGAATTCCAGACAATGAGTGTATCATGTGTTTTACGCTAACTATTATTAAACCCACAGGAGGTATATCATGCAAAACAAAATAAGCGAAGTACTGCTCGAAAACTGGGACTACGCCATGGACACTGAGGATTGGGCTCCGCCGCTGAGTGATGCCTTGGAAGGTGTCAATGCGGAGCAGGCGGCCTGGAAGCCGGGCGAAGCGGGGAACACGATCTGGGAGACGGTGAATCATCTTACCTTTTACAAGGAGCGCCTGCTGCGCAAGCTTAAGGGGCTGGAACAACTTCCAGACCTGGAAAGCAACGATGCCACCTTTACTGTTACGGAGAGTGGAGAAGAAGCCTGGACACAGGCTGTTTCCAAGCTGAAATCCGTCCATGCATCCCTTCGGGAGATCATCGAAGCTCTTGAAGAAGGCGCGTACGACTGGGGCGGCTCCGGACATGCTCCAGGCGAAGAGGTGATGAGCCTGATTCTGCATGACTGCTACCATACCGGACAGATTGTACTGATCCGCAAACTGCAGGGCTCCTGGCCGTCGAACCGCAGTTTTAATTAAGGCTGGCTTGTTTAAAATAACGAATTCATTGCACGTTAATCCAATAGCCGCATCTCCTGCCGTCTGTGTACAATCCGGACGCAGGAAGATGCGGCTATTTGTTTCAATCTGAAAAATCCGGGGTTAATGGATGTCATAACAGTTCAAATTTGAAGGGAGAGATTGATGATGGATCCGAATTACAAGGACAGAAGTGTTGAGGTTGAACGCACGGAGGTACGCAAGCACTCGGACTCCAGCGCTGTCGCATCCACCTTTATTAAATACGCAGCCTACATTATTATTATCTTCGGAATATTGTTCTTCCTGGTGCGGTACGTCTTCCCGATGTTTTAATTAGAGGGTGAGCGGACATTCGCTAGAGTAACACTTAAGCCCAAAAAGCCGCGCCTACCCGATGGTAGACACGGCTTTTGCTTTTGCGCATCGTTTCATTCCACTTATACATCCCGCTGGACAAATTCCCGGGAATCACCGGAGTTTCGATAAAAGAACCAGCATTCATTCAGCATTTTGATCTGGCGCCGGTCTTTTTTGAAATAAGCCTTCATCAGCTGCTGGCAGAGCCACTGCGGCAAGTGTACCCCTCCTCTAAGCATGCATCCTATGTACAGATAGCATATGGGGAAAGGCGCCCAAAGGTGCGGCGGCGGGTAACAATTTACCTGAACAGCTTTTACAAAAACAGCTTAATGTACGCCTTCTTCTTCCTCTTCGTACCACTGCTCCAGCTGCGCCTGCAGCGCACGGATTTCGGTCAGCAGCGAGATAAGCGGATATTCCTTCTCCTGAATGGAAGCAAAAGCGCTCTCCAGCCGGTTGATATACCCCAGCCCAGACTCCAGCGCATACCCTTCACGCAAAAGCTCAAGCGCATCGCATTCCGCAACCGCCAGCGGCAGATCCGGCACATTGTCGGCGGTCAGCTTGTCGATTTCCTTATTCAGGCGCAGATTAAGCGCACTCAGTTGGTACGCATATTCCTCTGGCATTTCTACAAATTGAAGTTCCTGGTGCTGCTGCAAAATTACATACCGCATTTTCGGCATAACGTATTCTCCCTCCGGACTTGTCTTCCTTCTTGACAGTGTAGCCTATGGGCAAGTTACAATTCAAGAGGTGATGTTATTTTTGCAACTTTTAAAAGGGGGCGGACGCTATGACCAGTACCGGCATCAGTATGAGCAATGAGGAACTGCAGCAGTGGATTGAGCGGGTATCGCTCAGCAGCTTCGGCGTGCCGTTCCGGCACAAGGCCAGCTTTAACAGCAGATTGACGACGACGGGCGGACGGTATTTTACCAAAAGCCATAATATAGAGATTAATCCGCAACAGCTTGCTATTTATGGGCAGGAGGAGACGGAAAAAATCATCAAGCATGAGCTCTGCCACTATCACCTGCATCTGGCGAAGCGGGGATATATGCACCGGGATGCCGATTTTAAAAGCCTGCTGGCCAAAGTCGGCGGAAGCCGCTACTGTCAGACGCTCCCCGGGGCCAAAGCGCGTAAGCCGCAGCCTTACCGGTACAAGCTGGTGTGCACGGCCTGTGATATGGAGTATCCGCGCAAACGGCGGGCTGATCCGGCACGCTACCGCTGCGGCAAATGCTCCGGCAAGCTGAAGCTAATGACGCTCGAAGCCGGGAAATAATCAGCTACTTAATAACAAGGCCGAGCAGCCCGGCAAAAGAAGCCGCCTGATCTGCTGAAATAATGCAGCCCGGCAAGTCCTCAAGGTCCACCTGCAGTCCGGTGAATTCGCAGCTGCTCAAGTCGGTGTCCTTCAGCTTGACTCCGGCCATGACGGCCTGATCCATTGTGCAGTCCTCAAAGGTAACCTTTTGAAAGTCAGCCTGATAATAATCAGCGCTGTTCAGCGAGCATTGCCCGAAGGCGGTCAGCTTGAGCTTGCCGAACCGGAAGCTGGCAAAATCGCAGAGCGAATCAGTCACAGAGACATTCTGAAAGCGGGCGCGGGTAAAGTCGGTACCGATCATTTTGCATTGTCTGAACTCGGTCCGGTGGACGAACGCTTCACTGAAATCTACATTAGAGAGGTCGCAGTTCTCAAAGATCACATCCGTCAGCTCAATGGCACGGAGTGTGGACTCGCTGATAGTGACGTTTTTGAATAATACCTTGTCAAAGGAGACCTTCTCCGCCTCCTGATACTCCAGTTGGATATCGCTGATCTGGCAGCGGCTGTATTCCTCCTTGGTCTGCAGTGAATCTAGATGCTGCGGCGGCAGGAGGGCAGGGTCCGGGAGTTTTGGGGTTTCGATTTTATCGTTTTTTTCAGCTTTATCACTTTTGTTCTTCATGTGAGCCTCCAGGTAGCAAACGTTTATAAATGAAGATTACCTTCATCTGGTAATTATTATGCGGTAAACTCTCTCCTGAATGCAAACAAACATTCTGTGCTGGAGGGTTTATTTTCTCATGAAAAATGAATCAATTGTGCTGAGAAACGGGACGTTGATCGATGGAACCGGAGGTCCGCCTATACCTGACGTAACGATTGAAATCGTAAACGGCCGCTTCAGAGCCATTACACAGCAAGAGATAAGCAGCCGGATAAAGAATGAGAATGTACAAGAGATTGATTTAAGCGGGCTTACAATCCTGCCGGGATTTATTCATGCCCATGCGCACACCGGCTTTAAATGGCTTCAGGGTCAGCCGCTGCACGGATACCACAAGGAATATCTGTCTGCCTGTCTCAGGGAGGGAATTACTACGGTCCGTGACGAAGGCATGACAACGGACGCAACGATTGACGACGTGATCTTGCATACCAATCAGCTGGACAGCTTGGTTTATCCCAGAGTCCTCACCTCAGGAAAAGTGTTCACGGCTCCCGGAGGCTACGGCGGACAGGCGCCTATAGGGGTTGCAAGTGTGGAGGAAGCCGGAATCAAGGTCCGGGAGGTGCTGTCGCAAGGCGTTCATTTTATCAAAACAGCACTGGAAGACGGCTATGATCCCAGCACCTTCGGACTGCCCAAGCTTAATCAGGAACTGCTGCAGGCCATTTGTCAGGAAGCTGCAAAAAACGGAGCTCATGTGTCTGCCCATGTAACCAGCTCCCGTAATCTGCAGATAGTAGTGGATGCCGGGATTAACGATGCTGCGCATATGGTCTATGACCGCCTGGACGACGGTCTGATCCGGCAGATGGTAGAGCAGAACATCCGGATCGTTCCCACACTTACTGTGCTGCAGATGTTCCAGGATAAATTCGGTGCACCGCTGCTGCAGCAAGGTCTGGATAATGTCCGCAGGTTTGTCCTGGCAGGGGGAGAAATTGGTTTTGGGGATGATTTTGTAGAAGAGGAAAGTCCGTGGTACAG
Proteins encoded:
- a CDS encoding winged helix-turn-helix transcriptional regulator — encoded protein: MSDESCILPGFQQKDTNFGYTLSIISGKYKMTILYYLSENKIVRFNELQRGIGTIPFKTLSVMLKELEADNLVRREEFPQIPPKVEYSLTERGQSLIPVMDMMCTWGEKNFVPVVQGTMRELPI
- a CDS encoding CGNR zinc finger domain-containing protein produces the protein MLWDDYINSYWRDWRTGDRSGDRDRLDDPQWLADWLERHGLPAAAQAKPEELQQLKELRSLLWEEVQQLVQGMAPDQALLDQLNSYMTAGPVIRQIVRKPDQPPELALLPQRSDWRQVMAEIAASFAEGVLEKELSRIRICDNPDCLWVYYDDTRNRSKRYCDDKMCGNLMKVRRFRARRKAGE
- a CDS encoding DinB family protein, whose translation is MQNKISEVLLENWDYAMDTEDWAPPLSDALEGVNAEQAAWKPGEAGNTIWETVNHLTFYKERLLRKLKGLEQLPDLESNDATFTVTESGEEAWTQAVSKLKSVHASLREIIEALEEGAYDWGGSGHAPGEEVMSLILHDCYHTGQIVLIRKLQGSWPSNRSFN
- the cmpA gene encoding cortex morphogenetic protein CmpA, which translates into the protein MPQWLCQQLMKAYFKKDRRQIKMLNECWFFYRNSGDSREFVQRDV
- a CDS encoding SprT family protein — encoded protein: MSNEELQQWIERVSLSSFGVPFRHKASFNSRLTTTGGRYFTKSHNIEINPQQLAIYGQEETEKIIKHELCHYHLHLAKRGYMHRDADFKSLLAKVGGSRYCQTLPGAKARKPQPYRYKLVCTACDMEYPRKRRADPARYRCGKCSGKLKLMTLEAGK
- a CDS encoding pentapeptide repeat-containing protein, with amino-acid sequence MKNKSDKAEKNDKIETPKLPDPALLPPQHLDSLQTKEEYSRCQISDIQLEYQEAEKVSFDKVLFKNVTISESTLRAIELTDVIFENCDLSNVDFSEAFVHRTEFRQCKMIGTDFTRARFQNVSVTDSLCDFASFRFGKLKLTAFGQCSLNSADYYQADFQKVTFEDCTMDQAVMAGVKLKDTDLSSCEFTGLQVDLEDLPGCIISADQAASFAGLLGLVIK
- a CDS encoding amidohydrolase family protein, coding for MKNESIVLRNGTLIDGTGGPPIPDVTIEIVNGRFRAITQQEISSRIKNENVQEIDLSGLTILPGFIHAHAHTGFKWLQGQPLHGYHKEYLSACLREGITTVRDEGMTTDATIDDVILHTNQLDSLVYPRVLTSGKVFTAPGGYGGQAPIGVASVEEAGIKVREVLSQGVHFIKTALEDGYDPSTFGLPKLNQELLQAICQEAAKNGAHVSAHVTSSRNLQIVVDAGINDAAHMVYDRLDDGLIRQMVEQNIRIVPTLTVLQMFQDKFGAPLLQQGLDNVRRFVLAGGEIGFGDDFVEEESPWYRLGMPWEEIRLLGEAGLTPMQIIVAATSTGAKIGNVSHELGTIETGKRADLFIIEGDPLSDIGNLQNVRLVMKAGHIVFSRI